A single genomic interval of Koleobacter methoxysyntrophicus harbors:
- a CDS encoding nucleotidyltransferase domain-containing protein, whose protein sequence is MVKTKDEIIKIINDYIKNLNNHVKIERVILFGSYARNEALSSSDVDLLVVSDDFRGMSFFERLEFLQKFWNYEVGADILGYTPGEIEEMSRKISFVSEVVKTGIDVT, encoded by the coding sequence ATGGTTAAAACAAAAGATGAAATAATTAAAATAATTAATGACTATATAAAAAACCTTAATAATCATGTAAAAATAGAAAGAGTTATTCTGTTTGGTTCATATGCAAGAAACGAAGCTTTGAGCTCCAGCGATGTAGATTTATTAGTCGTATCCGATGACTTTAGAGGTATGAGCTTTTTTGAAAGGCTGGAATTCCTTCAAAAGTTCTGGAACTATGAAGTAGGCGCCGATATACTGGGATATACTCCAGGGGAAATTGAAGAAATGTCGAGAAAAATAAGTTTTGTATCGGAAGTTGTCAAAACAGGAATTGATGTAACTTAA